GCTATACCTGGGCATTCGCCAGTTCAAGGAAGACCTGATGGCGCACATCCACCTGGAGAACAACATCCTCTTTGAAAACGCGGGCGCGCGCGCCCCGGCCTGACGGGCGCGGCAAGGAAGGGCGGGGCCCGCCGGCCCCGCGGCATCAGCAGGGAAGAGGTCCGTATGAATATCGACAAATTCAAGCAGCAGCACGTGGATATCCTGGAAGGCATCGCGTCGCTGCGCAAGCTGGCCCTGGCGGGCGTGGCGCGCAACGCGGCCGAGATCGCGCAGGGCATCGTGGCCATGAGCGCCACCATCAAGCTGCATCTGGCGGTCGAGGACCGAGCGCTGTATCCGGCCGTGGCGCGCAGCGCCGACGCCGAGTTGGCGCGCAAGGGGCGGGAGTTCCAGGAAGAGATGGACGCCATCGCCACCGCGTATGAAGGCTTTGCCAAGCGCTGGAACAACGCGCGCAGCCTGGAACTGGACGAACGCGGCTTCCGGGACGACGCGAACACCGTGCTGCGCCGCGTCCACGAGCGCATGCAGCGCGAGAACCACGATCTTTATCCGCGCATCGAGGCGATGTAGCAAAAGGAATGAAAACCGCCATCTCCGTTGCATGAAACCGGCGAGCGCCGCCTGTACACTCGGAACACCTTACAGGGCGACAGGGGTTCTTGATGGCCGGAAGCAGTTTCTTCGCGTTGTTCGACGATATCGCCACCATTCTGGATGACGTTTCCGTCATGACGAAGGTGGCGGCCAAGAAGACGGCAGGCGTGCTGGGCGACGACCTGGCGCTTAACGCCCAGCAAGTCAGCGGCGTGCCGGTCAACCGCGAGCTGCCCGTGGTCTGGGCGGTGGCCAAGGGCTCCTTCATCAACAAGCTGATCCTGGTGCCGGCGGCGCTGCTCATCAGCGCGTTCGCACCCTGGGCCATCACGCCGCTCCTGATGCTGGGCGGCGCGTTCCTCTGCTACGAGGGCGTCGAAAAGCTGGCGCACAAGTACCTGTCGCATGGCGAATCCCCCGAAGGCCACCACGCCGCGCGCGCCGAGGCGCTGCAGAACCAGTCGGTCGACATGGTGGCGTTTGAAAAAGCCAAGATCAAGGGCGCGGTGCGTACCGACTTCATCCTGTCGGCGGAAATCATCGTCATCAGCCTGGGCGCGGTGGCCGGCGCCGACTTCACGCGCCAGGTCGCCGTGCTGTCCATCATTGCCATCGGGATGACGGTGGGCGTCTACGGCCTGGTCGCCGGCATCGTCAAGCTGGATGACCTGGGCCTGTACCTGAGCCAGAAAGCGTCGCGCGGCGTGGCCTGGCTGGGCGAGCGCATCGTGGCTGCGGCGCCTTTTCTGATGAAGACGTTGTCGGTGGTGGGCACGGCCGCGATGTTCATGGTCGGCGGCGCCATCCTGACCCACGGCATCCCGCCGGTGCATGCGGCCGTCGAACACGCCGCCGCCGCGGTCGGCGGGGGCGGCGTCGTTCACGCGCTGGTGTCCACGTTGCTCAACGCCTTGTTCGGCATCGTCGCGGGCGCGGTGGTGCTGGGCGCGGTCAGCCTCGTCAAGCGCCTGTTCAAGAAGGGCTGACGCGCCGCTACTGCTGCGGCGCGGCACTGGCCGGCGAACCCATTGCCTGGAACAACGCCGCCGTTTCCGTCATGCGGGCGTTGGCGTATTCCAGTTCACGCAGGCGCGCCGCCACGTAATGCTGCTCGGACGCGTACTGGGTGTACGGCGCCAGCGCGCCCAGCCGAACGCGCTTGGCCGTGTTCTGGTAGGACTGCTCCGCCGCCTTGCGCGAACCTTCCGCCGACGCCAGCGCCTGCCCGCCGGCATCCAGCCGTGACAGCGTGTCGGCCACGTCGCGGAACGCGGTCAGCACGGTCTGCTTGTACTGCAACACGGCGGCCTCGTAACGCTCCTTGGCGGCGCTGCGCTCGGCAAGCAACTGCCCGCCGTGGAAGATCGGCTGCGTCAGCGACGCGCCGATGGCCCAGATGGAGCCGGCGCCCGACAGGGCATCCGCCCACGCAAA
The DNA window shown above is from Achromobacter spanius and carries:
- a CDS encoding hemerythrin domain-containing protein gives rise to the protein MNIDKFKQQHVDILEGIASLRKLALAGVARNAAEIAQGIVAMSATIKLHLAVEDRALYPAVARSADAELARKGREFQEEMDAIATAYEGFAKRWNNARSLELDERGFRDDANTVLRRVHERMQRENHDLYPRIEAM
- a CDS encoding DUF808 domain-containing protein, coding for MAGSSFFALFDDIATILDDVSVMTKVAAKKTAGVLGDDLALNAQQVSGVPVNRELPVVWAVAKGSFINKLILVPAALLISAFAPWAITPLLMLGGAFLCYEGVEKLAHKYLSHGESPEGHHAARAEALQNQSVDMVAFEKAKIKGAVRTDFILSAEIIVISLGAVAGADFTRQVAVLSIIAIGMTVGVYGLVAGIVKLDDLGLYLSQKASRGVAWLGERIVAAAPFLMKTLSVVGTAAMFMVGGAILTHGIPPVHAAVEHAAAAVGGGGVVHALVSTLLNALFGIVAGAVVLGAVSLVKRLFKKG